One window of the Dendropsophus ebraccatus isolate aDenEbr1 chromosome 12, aDenEbr1.pat, whole genome shotgun sequence genome contains the following:
- the MUL1 gene encoding mitochondrial ubiquitin ligase activator of NFKB 1: protein MESSGRPSLGQIILLASSSAVTAIFYSVYRHKFRTVESLKGAKKISLDDDLQNVLMELPGKCVPYAVIEGVVRSVKDSLNSQFIDSCRGVIHRLSLKEHKMVWNRTTHLWNDQEKVIHQRTNSVPFDLAQDDCDDSGPTIRVIKPLDAAELELETVYEKFHPAVQSFTNVLGHFITGERPKGVQETEEMLKIGATVTGVGELVLDNKLLKLQPPKAGMLYYLSSLDYPSLVQRQESQARLWKILTVICGLATCVTLFFILRRHYRHRKEKQRLRQLQKEFEQASARLGEDEEVQNACSICLTNQKSCVFLECGHVCSCYHCYQALPEPKTCPICRNGISRVVPLYNS from the exons ATGGAGAGCAGCGGCCGGCCGTCCCTTGGACAGATCATCCTATTGGCCTCCAGCTCCGCGGTCACCGCCATCTTTTACTCAGTTTATCGTCATAAGTTTCGCACAGTGGAGTCTCTGAAG GGCGCCAAGAAAATTTCCTTAGATGACGATTTACAGAACGTCCTCATGGAGCTGCCTGGAAAGTGCGTCCCGTACGCCGTTATAGAAG GGGTAGTGCGCTCGGTGAAGGATTCCCTGAACAGTCAGTTCATTGACAGCTGCAGAGGCGTCATCCACAGACTGTCCTTAAAGGAGCACAAGATGGTCTGGAACCGGACCACCCACCTGTG gaacGACCAGGAGAAGGTCATCCACCAGAGAACTAACAGCGTTCCCTTTGACCTGGCGCAAGACGACTGTGACGACTCTGGCCCAACCATCCGTGTCATCAAACCTCTGGACGCGGCGGAGCTGGAACTGGAGACGGTGTACGAGAAGTTCCACCCTGCTGTCCAGTCCTTTACCAATGTCCTGGGACACTTCATTACCGGTGAGAGGCCGAAGGGCGTCCAGGAGACGGAGGAGATGCTGAAGATTGGTGCCACAGTGACGGGGGTGGGCGAGCTGGTCCTAGACAACAAACTGTTAAAGCTGCAGCCGCCCAAGGCCGGGATGCTCTACTACCTGAGCAGCCTGGATTACCCCTCCCTGGTGCAGCGCCAGGAGTCCCAGGCTCGGCTCTGGAAGATCCTGACCGTGATCTGTGGGCTGGCCACCTGCGTCACCCTCTTCTTCATCCTGCGCCGCCACTACCGGCACCGCAAGGAGAAGCAGCGGCTACGGCAGCTGCAGAAAGAGTTCGAGCAGGCCAGCGCCAGGTTAGGAGAAGACGAGGAGGTTCAAAACGCCTGCAGCATCTGCCTCACCAACCAGAAGTCCTGCGTCTTCCTGGAGTGCGGCCATGTCTGCTCCTGCTACCACTGCTACCAGGCACTTCCCGAGCCCAAGACCTGCCCCATATGCCGGAATGGCATCTCCAGGGTGGTGCCCTTATATAACAGCTAG